The nucleotide sequence GAGAACGTCAAAGTTCGACCATTTGCCAGAATTTGATGGGTGTGAAAATTCAACTCCATTTCTATCTGTGACGGTGGGTATGATGGTGTGGGGTGTCAATGGATAGGGCGTGAAGTAAGCTACAAAACTCTAGGTCAGAGCTTCCTGCTAATTATGTCCCCAGCCCAGAGCccttcaaaaatttcagttttttcgaGGTTTTTCACTTGATGTGGCAGCTGGGTGGGTAGGTCATCGGCATTTGTTGGTCAAGAATATTCTCCTTATCGACCTTTATAAACACacacaatttgacattattcacatCTCGCATGTTGGAGctattgataaaaaacgattttcgcgaCAACTCCtgagaaaaatgttccaaGAGCCATGTCAgtccaacaaattttttttgaaaaaaaagttgttccacgaaatTGTCAGAATGGAACGacgattcgtttgagctatagctcgtttggaTCGCCGTCGGCTTGAATCCCGACTGTTCGTAGTTTTTGCGAATTGActctttaaatgtttttttttaatgttaagcATGGAGCGCACTACGCGTGAACCgtgttcaatttttcatcggAAACGGAagcaaaacggaatgaaaatggaaaacattttcgtaaacGGAGATCATGCGATTCGTGCtcaaaatatgaaatgatATGGGCTACGAGTCACTGTTGGGACGTTACCGTTTTGATGAAACAAAATACCAATTTGCGTACAATTGAGTAAGTTGTTTTGTTTACTGCACCCCACCGAAAATGGGGTGTTATTACATTATTGTGGTGACGGGACATATCTGCCGTGTGATTATAGTCACACGAGAAGATTGATCGAATAAGCGGTCATTATCATTCAGAGATAATATCACCCTCTGGGCGATAGTACAGTCCCGAAATTAACACggttggcaaaataaaaaagttcaaaacaaggacgtaatctgATATTAAGTCATCAGGCCATCGCTGAATTATCACAGTCCAACGAGTTTCTAAAGTCATTAACaatttgttgttattgttgaaATACGTGCATGGTTACCGTGACCCATGCAAGGctttttataaaaagaaaagaaaacttttgaatACTTTTTCGCCACTTTTAGGAGCATTCAGCATTAAAACTCTTAATAATGAGCCTTGGGTCCCCTGATCATAAAAGTAACGTTCTAAACGTTTTCTGAGTACTCAAAATTCCCCTGTTTTAGTTTCGTGTCACAGTTGGTTGACCTAAAATAGGGCGGTTCATTTAATTCAATGGTAACAAGAATTTTATGTAACAAAAGTGTTGGAGTCTATTGCAGGACAGgaatcagaatttttttaggaattaagaggaaatttttcagaatctTATTAATTTCAGAATTAACCCTGTTGGACAAGACCATTTTTTACTTAGAATAATTGCTACAACGCTACGGCACGCTAAactcagcatgtaatagtacacTGGATGGTGTAAACGTAATTCGCcagaggcaaaaaaaaaaccgaagcAACTTGCTCAAAATACACAAGTGCGTTTGCGAGtgtcacaaaattgtttcccaATTTATGAATTACGTATCAGCATCCAATGCAATCCAGTTTATTGCcggccccatgcgaaagttgttCTTTCACAAAGGCATGCAATGAAATAGTTTATCGAAAAACGTCACGGATGcatcaataatttttgcagCACCCCGCGACTGTGAGTCATTACATGCATGACACAAGgacgaaaatgttgaaaagcCCGTTTTTCGCGTGAAGTTTGTTGACTGGAGGCTAggccgaggtcaataatcaTGCTGAAACGTGACTTATCATTTTTCGTTCCAATTTGCGTgcaatattttacatgctgagggcacCGGCAAAGATGATTCACTGATGAAATGAACGGTTTTCGGTGCAATATGCTCTGCAAACCTTCCCTAAATATCTATTCATTTTGAAGGTTTCTCTACTTTCCCTATTCAGATTTGCGGTTCgatatcaaaatatttgttgaatcAAACTGACTCCAAAATACACAGCAGGAAGTTagtcacaaaataaaatctattgAATGTGTTAAAGGATCGATCATCCATAAGcaatcattcataaatgacatCCCCTTTTTTCAGCGCTCACAGCAGATTTAAATCGTTCATGTCTCGATAAATATGCAGTCAAGTGTTCAACCCTTAAATAATTGGAGGGGGAAACACCATTAGACTCTCTAGAACACATATTTAGCGAGTTATTAATGAGTTAAATCTGCTGGGAGCACTGAAAAAAGCTGACGTCATTTATGGATGATCTCTAGATTGCATTCACCTAGAACGGTACATAGGTTCTCACTATCCAAATCGATACGGAATTTACGGATATTTGCCAGGCGGAATTGAACAATGGATTGGATATTAGCAACGAACTGTCagcaattaaagaaaaatgttttcccggatggagatgcgggaaaataggaaaagttggaaaatacGCAGTTTGGCTTGCTATCTCGCCTGTTGTTCAGACCCGAATTTCTGtttcgtctcgtcaatacctttcatttgatgcaTCGCACACCGTTTTTCAGCGAAAACATCCAGAGATATGCTAGAAAAACTAGTGAAAAACtggcaaaacaaaatttccacttCGAGAACTGGACTACAAACTTCATTCGTTGTTTTGAAGCACTTCCCGTTGAGTCGGGAAAACGTGAATATGCTAGAAAGTTAGTTGGACACGCAAAACAGCGGTAAACAATAGGGTGgatcgtattttcattttgtttttattttaaaaggcctggccccaggctgtactcagaattgaccaaggaatccgaaacagcaaaaaattttttttttaaattcatttttcccttgcctctaggctgatttttgatttttggtgtagtagcatgaaattgcacacaatgttgacagatatctcgggcagttgggaacagaagacattgctgctaactgtagtgaatagctgaggagtccagctatgaaataccataagaacgttgttTCTCTTCGCCTTCAATCGGGCAGggtaactctgtcagtgttcccaactaagacttttcgaccaaaaatttcaactttatttgcaaacaaaatcgacaaatgACGGCATAATACatcgtgtgaggtatgtctgaacaggtaatctcatagagaatccattgcagagaagttttttgataacaagttgaaaaaactcacaggacctttgtttttgaagccaaaagttggcaattttttggtagaatgaaaatgtcaaatgaacaaaaatcgacgaatttacgtttatttgctcagaaaattgttatttaggGTGAATAGGTATAAAACTATCAATTTCACCAGATTAGAACcttttaatttgcattttttgttcatttgacattttcattctaccaaaaaattgccaacttttggcttcaaaaacaaagctccaatgagttttttcaacttgttaCCAAAAAACTTCtctgcaatggattctctattagattacctgttcagacatacctcacacgatGTATTATGTCGTcatttgtcgattttgtttgcaaataaagttgaaaattttggtcgaaaagtcttagttgggaacactgacagagttaccCTGCCCGATTGAAGGCGAAGAGAaacaacgttcttatggtatttcatagctggactcctcagctattcactacagttagcagcaatgtcttctgttcccaactgcccgagatatctgtcaacattgtgtgcaatttcatgctactacaccaaaaatcaaaaatcagcctagaggcaagggaaaaatgaatttaaaaatttttttttgctgtttcggattccttggtcaattctgagtacagcctggggccaggccttttaaaataaaaacaaaatgaaaatacgacccaccctagtAAACAATGTaaaagtcaataaaaaattgtaagcTGGGTGTCAAAACAGCCAGCGTTTCCGACTGTTTCCTGCTGTTTTTCGACGGGAAACTGGCAAGTACGCCGACTGTTTTGAAACCCaacatttctgaaaaatatgaattttacgTTGTTTACCTCTGTTTTGCGTGCCCACCTAATTTTTTAGCGTAATCACGCTGTCGCGACTCAACGGGAATGGCTTCAAAACAGCGACGGAATTTTGGAGTCAAGTTCCCGAAACAGAGATTTTGTTTTGACAGTTTTTCACCAGTTTTTTCAGCATATCTTTGTATGTAgcaaaactgcatattttcctacttttcctgttttcccgcatctccaaAGCTTTTATTTCTATTAATGGCAGGCAATGATAAAATCGGAACAAAATtgtgagagagagaaaaaaaaaacggcatGCAAAAGACGACATCACCCACCACACTCTCAGAACGGATAATTACGTTAATTGAATGGCATTGAATATCATTTATTCGGTTCAATTTCAGACTCTTTTTCAGGCTCTGAGTTCGGTAATTTTTTACCTAAGTCCTGCAATTAaagaaattatcaaattatgcACATTGAACGTTCCGGACGAGTGTGCTGCCACCTTACAATTTGTTTGCTGAAGCACATCGTAAATGAGAcggataaataatttttaaataagaaaaaagtcGGTACTCACTTCACCAGACTCTTGAACGAGCCTCTCATATGACAAGTCATTGTCCGGCAACTGACTAAATTCGTCATCTCTTTTAACCGccaaattcaaattcgaaaattgacCGACCACTTTCGACCATTCCGGATTATTTCTAGCTAGCGATTCGACTTGTTGCCACAGCACTTCCCGTTGAGacaatttttgatcttcccttcatttcaatgatttttgagAGGAAATTCAGTTTAGTCCGGCAACTCTTGAGCTATATATTTGATCCATACTCACAATTGCTGTTCCTCCTTGAAATTACTTATGCATTCGTTGAACAACGTGTGATTCATTTCCATGAACAGCTTCAGCGCATTGTATATCAATCCGTGTATCGTCTTGTTCCAATGCGTTATCGAATTCCGGTACAGTGACGGCATCATGATCGGCAGTATAACTTGCGAATTTTCTTGTATCAATGACATAATGTACTCATTGTTCCAGTAGTAGAGTGCACGTTCGGCCACTTGAAAATGTGGACTGGACACGCATTTTGATATTTGCCGGAACAGTAGTTCCATGACCTTTTGAAATTCGGCCGGTTCGATGACGTCCAATATCTCTTCCAATTCGTTCAGAAACATCACTTCTTTGGGACTGTGCGTTTTCGGCCAGAACTTTAGCAGACTCTTGATGACCGGTTCGGTTAGACTTGcatctttttccaaaaattgaactaaaaatgAACGAACGAATAGAGTCAGTAAAATTAGACGAAAATCGTCGAGTGAAAAAGTGGAtctaaaaatgtttgaaataaaGGATTGGATTGCCGGATCTGTCCTTCGTTTCTTCGTTGAAAATTTAGTTGACTCACCTATGCAGTATGCCAACTGAGGATGATACACCGACAGACTTTTGACCTTGTGCAGTGGAAGCAAAACTTTTAGTAGAAATTGTTTGTGTTCCTCTTTGAGAGGCAATGCGAAACCATTTATGATACTGCCCAGAATTTCTAACAACTCTGCAATACCATTATGATGCTCTGTCTCATAAATGAATCTGGAAAAGAAGACGAACATTCAATGCATCAATTGATGCTGTGGATGCAGCAGCGGTCGATCGCAACACTCACCTATAAAATACATTGTTAATTTGTTTCCTAATAAAAGCGCGTAGCCCCAAAAATTTGCCGTAAATTCGATGTAGAACCGTTTTCAGGAAGTCTCTTTCTCGCGGATCTTCCGAATCGAATAGATCCaacagttgtaaaataaattggtGGTCAATGTAGCGTTTGGCAATGTTCGCCTGAAAATCGGGTGACTCTAGGAATCGTAAGCACAGATCGTAAACCATTTGCAGATGCGGCCACGACGCCTCAAGTGTTGGTTCATCCTCTTCCGGATCGAATTCGGCACCATTCGGATTGGATGACGGGGGTAACGTTCGGAACAAATTCACGGAGAACTAGAAGAGACAGGAGATACCGTTGACGTTATGCCCCGTTGAGAATTTCAAATTGGCACTTCAAATCAATTTACCATATTTATAGCTTCTGGATAGATGGCCTCAGTGAGAACACCTGATTGGTTGCTCAACAAATCATTCATTTCGTGCAAAGCGGTTCGTttaacttctttccatttgaGGTCACTTAGCGGTTCGGAAAAATCGAATAGAACACAGCACTGACgcaatttttgtataaaaagcTCCTCACGCTCGGCGGCTGATGTTTCTGTAAATTAAGCAATACATCGACATAAGCTTTCGGTCAATATACCATGTGTGACATACTATGTCACTGACATAGCTGCAAATCATTAGAATCTGAATGAGGGGAGAACGACCGAGGACTCATCAAAATGTACTTATGCTGAAAATCTAGACctcaatttttacatttactAACAACACATGCATTGTGTACACTGTAACAGGCACAGGCTCAGTTCTTGCTTAAGACTTTCGtcgagtaaaattttcatagtTCTCCactatttgaacaaaatacattttttggtgcattttggtataaaagcgTGAATTTTTTACCATTGATAAATATGCATTTGGGTATTCCAAAGCGATTagaagactttgaaaaagttaCCTCTAGCGCCATCTACATCCGGTTGAAGTTTTTGATGCAGAGGTAACTTCGATGAATTTCTGACCGAATTTGGCTCTCGTTTGAGCCCAATCTGACCTGTGTAGCTTCGATTGCCGCTACACAGAAATTCATCGAAATTGCCTCTGCATCTAACACTTCAACCGGATGTAGATGGCGCTAgaggtcactttttcaaagtctcctAATCGTTTTGGAATCCCCAAATGCATATTTATCAATATGGTAAGAAATTCAcgcttttataccaaaatgcaGCTAGTGAGCCCTACTATAGGGATGGGCACCAAGGGGGTATGAAGATCAACTAGAAAGTCTTCTgacaaccgaaaaaaaacgtAAGAAACAGaatccttaaaaaaaatcgagggaaATCCTTGAATATTCAGTAAAAACGCTACGGAAAATCCGcagaagattttctttttatttatttgagaaatttacGAGTATCTGCCTCTCGAACGTTAATTCATCTGAGATAATTTTGAATCAATTGTCATATCTTATCACCTTATAGAAACGGCTAGTCACCTGCTATTTTATCGACAACGTAAACTAGAATAAGCGATGGATAGTGTTGCTGTCTTCTATAGCTGAATGtatgatgaaaatattgtgaagtaatagattttgtataaaacacTAGGAGATACGTTACACAAACAAAGTGTCAGATTTAATGATAAGGTTGCCGATTTTCATCACTCTCGAATAAACCACAAGAAAGCTTTTGCAAATGGTTTATCTCTCAACAAATTCACATTGCTAGAGGCACCAATTACAACTGTCCGTATGCCCTACTAATTATTCGATTAACATTCATCATGTGGCGCGCCCACCACTAAAAACCATTCCCAACAATTCACATagaatgtatggaaaatgatGTAACATGTTAACACTGTTGACAATGTTTTGAATAGTTACTTTACACTCATTTGATATTCGAAACATGAACTGATCTGTTTCGTGAGCAAACAAGTCGTTCAGTTGGTATATCTGATCCGAATGCGACGGCGAAGGTGATATATCGCATCTGGCGAATTTAAGTCGTTAGATCAATGGATACAGTCATCAAAAACAGCATAATTCGtgtaattttctaaaattaatattttgctttcgagAGAAGCAACACTATTCACTTTGTACCCAAAAAAGTATTCTCTACCGGTCACTTCTATGGCAATTCTATGGGGTATCATTGTAAAGCTAGGTTAAGCCTCTATCAGGGCATCCACTGATCTCAACATAAACATTCAGGCCTTACAGCCtgacacaatattttcgttattttcgaacaacaGTACAGGACATGTAAGATATCTGTGCTTGCCCCGTATCTCCtggacaatacctatccaatgaACCCACACACATAAATGCCGACAGCCTGTAGCGGAAGTAAATCACGGacaaaaaacaccctttttagacccgtacgaagtactggggtcttatgcgtttacgcatacgtccgtaacacgtcgagttggactccctgagtaaggggaaacctattgtggttgtctagagatgccaaatcagtgaaaaaaaaatgtccgtctgtccgtctgtccgtctgcacgataacttgagtaaaacgcatccgatttcgaaaattcttttttttcccgtttggtaatgtcaaaagacaggctaagttcgaagatgagtgattttggatcgacccttcccgagctgtggcccaataagtgctttacggtttttcgaagatatctccggacattcaaacgttacacttgtaagtgatacgtcaaataaaaggtatttagaataccgatcgacaaaaaaaaagtttatggaaatcggatgaccgactcgtgagttagaccccttggtgtgaaacaggcacagggcggcaagcagtgtttgcttgtaggtcggccacatttcaacatatttcgtctgttttagctttactagataggtattgaccgtacataccaatcaggaaaaaaaaagtttttgaaaatatgttctccggagcgtgagctatgtctcttggagtgagctcttatctggctactcggccgtacagtgaacgtggagtattttgtcaatatctcgagtaaattttgactgaatttcatgaatttttttttgtttgaaaggtattaacgaatgtaaagcgtcggtaaaatttccggtcttctaacaaaatggctgccggtggccatattggattttaataaaagtgatatatcttgggaaaaatggtacttagagagtttctgttaacatggaaataatttgttatgtgtgtggggtgtttcaggcattccatatatggacatctatatatacctatatatagctatattgagctatatacaggcatatagagctatataatagcatattcatctgtgaaaatgtttatttatagtaaaatataggtaaatatagcggtatatgcTGTTTAAATacgaatttatgaaagttgacttcgtacggggctgtctatattgcctccggcaatttatttgtatatgctaacaaggcaaagaaagataatgtaagtgatttcaaagggcgaatagcttttcagtagagaatgaagtaaaagaaatgaagagtttcacagtaaaggcttttgatacgaataggtgtttcatacgggtcggcgttagctatgtttggATTTTTGGTGCAAGTTTTccagtcaataaaattgacTATTTGGGCCAAGGGCTATCCGGGCATGTAAACAAAGCGTCGCCGAAAAATAGcaccgacggagcctggtccactttataaaaaaatcgctCTCTATTTTCAGATTACGGTGAGCAaatggcgttttgttgacgatctctatctgatgacagttcaggtgagAATAATTTTTCCGAACCATCATGGTGGCAAATTTCTATTCAAATCTTTGGTGGAACATAATACGTCCGGCCCGGcagaaacaatttcattttgttttgctcaaattatttactttacaCAATTTTGCTTAACGAAAAACGTACGACACCCCCACCCATCGATTTTGTCATATTTACTGTCAAAGAATCCAATTATCGGAACTCGTCGCAGTAATTAAAAAGCGATCTGACGAGGTCACATTCAACTTAATCACTGGAAGAACACACCGTAATGCGGATATATTGTAAATATGAACGGTCACATTCGGCCGACACAATTcacaataaaaagaaaagaaaattgttgtaaCAGAAATATATGCAAACCTCGTAACAATGGTAATGATACAGCTAAACTAGCTGCCGGTGTTATATAAACGTTCCGATCTCTAGCCCGGCCTGATATTACGCCCCATCCAGACACCGGTGATGTGGAATTCACTGATTGATTATTTCGATTAATAATGCCAGCACTGTCACCATTCGCGGCGACATTCGACAAAAATGGattattgtttttcattttgttcagCATATTTTGCTTGTGCACGTTTAATGT is from Bradysia coprophila strain Holo2 unplaced genomic scaffold, BU_Bcop_v1 contig_396, whole genome shotgun sequence and encodes:
- the LOC119082217 gene encoding serine/threonine-protein phosphatase 2A 56 kDa regulatory subunit gamma isoform isoform X2, with the protein product MVVGAMLLTSSSSGLGIPKSPSFHSSSELAAAAKEFNFPNINNSAEPMPSTVSANNTLNVHKQNMLNKMKNNNPFLSNVAANGDSAGIINRNNQSVNSTSPVSGWGVISGRARDRNVYITPAASLAVSLPLLRETSAAEREELFIQKLRQCCVLFDFSEPLSDLKWKEVKRTALHEMNDLLSNQSGVLTEAIYPEAINMFSVNLFRTLPPSSNPNGAEFDPEEDEPTLEASWPHLQMVYDLCLRFLESPDFQANIAKRYIDHQFILQLLDLFDSEDPRERDFLKTVLHRIYGKFLGLRAFIRKQINNVFYRFIYETEHHNGIAELLEILGSIINGFALPLKEEHKQFLLKVLLPLHKVKSLSVYHPQLAYCIVQFLEKDASLTEPVIKSLLKFWPKTHSPKEVMFLNELEEILDVIEPAEFQKVMELLFRQISKCVSSPHFQVAERALYYWNNEYIMSLIQENSQVILPIMMPSLYRNSITHWNKTIHGLIYNALKLFMEMNHTLFNECISNFKEEQQLEDQKLSQREVLWQQVESLARNNPEWSKVVGQFSNLNLAVKRDDEFSQLPDNDLSYERLVQESGEDLGKKLPNSEPEKESEIEPNK
- the LOC119082217 gene encoding serine/threonine-protein phosphatase 2A 56 kDa regulatory subunit delta isoform isoform X4 is translated as MDHSLNNGDGGDAEKSKVRSNTPPPATVIAKSGNSTGLLINKKEKRQNSSRFNVSKNQELTILPKLSETSAAEREELFIQKLRQCCVLFDFSEPLSDLKWKEVKRTALHEMNDLLSNQSGVLTEAIYPEAINMFSVNLFRTLPPSSNPNGAEFDPEEDEPTLEASWPHLQMVYDLCLRFLESPDFQANIAKRYIDHQFILQLLDLFDSEDPRERDFLKTVLHRIYGKFLGLRAFIRKQINNVFYRFIYETEHHNGIAELLEILGSIINGFALPLKEEHKQFLLKVLLPLHKVKSLSVYHPQLAYCIVQFLEKDASLTEPVIKSLLKFWPKTHSPKEVMFLNELEEILDVIEPAEFQKVMELLFRQISKCVSSPHFQVAERALYYWNNEYIMSLIQENSQVILPIMMPSLYRNSITHWNKTIHGLIYNALKLFMEMNHTLFNECISNFKEEQQLEDQKLSQREVLWQQVESLARNNPEWSKVVGQFSNLNLAVKRDDEFSQLPDNDLSYERLVQESGEDLGKKLPNSEPEKESEIEPNK
- the LOC119082217 gene encoding serine/threonine-protein phosphatase 2A 56 kDa regulatory subunit gamma isoform isoform X3; translated protein: MDHSLNNGDGGDAEKSKVRSNTPPPATVIAKSGNSTGLLINKKEKRQNSSRFNVSKNQELTILPKLSETSAAEREELFIQKLRQCCVLFDFSEPLSDLKWKEVKRTALHEMNDLLSNQSGVLTEAIYPEAINMFSVNLFRTLPPSSNPNGAEFDPEEDEPTLEASWPHLQMVYDLCLRFLESPDFQANIAKRYIDHQFILQLLDLFDSEDPRERDFLKTVLHRIYGKFLGLRAFIRKQINNVFYRFIYETEHHNGIAELLEILGSIINGFALPLKEEHKQFLLKVLLPLHKVKSLSVYHPQLAYCIVQFLEKDASLTEPVIKSLLKFWPKTHSPKEVMFLNELEEILDVIEPAEFQKVMELLFRQISKCVSSPHFQVAERALYYWNNEYIMSLIQENSQVILPIMMPSLYRNSITHWNKTIHGLIYNALKLFMEMNHTLFNECISNFKEEQQLEDQKLSQREVLWQQVESLARNNPEWSKVVGQFSNLNLAVKRDDEFSQLPDNDLSYERLVQESGEIRNIRNKDKPLMRRKSDLVEDTGTVRALMEHKRADEYLTTPPNVNQF
- the LOC119082217 gene encoding serine/threonine-protein phosphatase 2A 56 kDa regulatory subunit gamma isoform isoform X1, whose translation is MVVGAMLLTSSSSGLGIPKSPSFHSSSELAAAAKEFNFPNINNSAEPMPSTVSANNTLNVHKQNMLNKMKNNNPFLSNVAANGDSAGIINRNNQSVNSTSPVSGWGVISGRARDRNVYITPAASLAVSLPLLRETSAAEREELFIQKLRQCCVLFDFSEPLSDLKWKEVKRTALHEMNDLLSNQSGVLTEAIYPEAINMFSVNLFRTLPPSSNPNGAEFDPEEDEPTLEASWPHLQMVYDLCLRFLESPDFQANIAKRYIDHQFILQLLDLFDSEDPRERDFLKTVLHRIYGKFLGLRAFIRKQINNVFYRFIYETEHHNGIAELLEILGSIINGFALPLKEEHKQFLLKVLLPLHKVKSLSVYHPQLAYCIVQFLEKDASLTEPVIKSLLKFWPKTHSPKEVMFLNELEEILDVIEPAEFQKVMELLFRQISKCVSSPHFQVAERALYYWNNEYIMSLIQENSQVILPIMMPSLYRNSITHWNKTIHGLIYNALKLFMEMNHTLFNECISNFKEEQQLEDQKLSQREVLWQQVESLARNNPEWSKVVGQFSNLNLAVKRDDEFSQLPDNDLSYERLVQESGEIRNIRNKDKPLMRRKSDLVEDTGTVRALMEHKRADEYLTTPPNVNQF